The genomic interval GACCTGCTACGGAAGCACTTGCTGGATTCGTTCCATGAGCAGAGTCTGGCACGATAACCTTCGTACGCTGCTCTCCTTCACCTTTAGACTCATGATATTTACGAATCATCATTAATCCTGTCCATTCACCGTGAGCACCTGCCGCAGGCTGCAGAGTCACCTCATCCATACCGGTTACTTCCTTCAAATCCTCCTGTAGGTTGTAAAGAAGCTCTAACGCCCCCTGCACACTTTCCTCAGGCTGATAAGGATGAATACGAGCAAAGCCAGGATATCTAGCTACATCCTCATTGATTTTCGGATTATATTTCATCGTACAAGACCCAAGCGGGTAGAAGCCGCTATCTACTCCATGGTTTCTTGTTGAAAGCTCTGTGTAGTGACGCATAAGCTGTAGCTCTGAAACTTCTGGAAGCTCAGCTGGCTGTGCTCTTAGAAAATCAGCTGGAAGCGCATCTGTGATATCAATCTCTGGTACATCGTTTTCAGGTAAAGAATATGCGACACGACCTTGTTTGCTCATTTCAAAAATGAGGGCTTTGTCTCCACTCTTATTCATTGATAATCCCCTCCAGCACTTGTACAAATTGATCGATCTCTTGCTTTGTTTTAATCTCCGTTACAGCTACTAGCATATGCTGCTCAAGCTCCGGATAATCTAATCCAAGATCATATCCACCAATGATTTTCTTCTCTAAAAGCTTACTATTTACTTCCTTAACCGGCTTGCTCAGTTTAATCACAAATTCATTAAAGAAAGGCTGGTCATACGTAACCTCAATTCCTTTAACGTTTTGTAATTGCTTCTTCGCATATTGGGCCTTTTGGATATTTAATAAAGCCATTTCCTGTACACCATTTTTACCTAATGAGCTCATTGCTACAGAAGCTGCAATCGCATTTAACGCTTGGTTAGAACAGATATTAGATGTCGCTTTTTCTCGGCGAATATGCTGTTCTCTCGCTTGTAATGTTAGCACGAAGCCGCGTTTTCCATCATCATCCTTTGTTTGCCCAACAAGACGACCAGGAATTTTTCTCATCAGCTTTGTAGTAACAGCAAAGTAACCACAGTGAGGTCCACCGTAAGTAGTAGGAATACCGAATGGCTGCGCATCACCCACAACCACATCAGCACCAAACGCTCCAGGTGGCTGCAAGGTACCTAAAGCTAAAGGATTCGAGCTTACAATCATAATTCCTTTACTAGCATGTGTAAGCTGTTCAACCTTGGCAAGATCCTCTAGATTTCCAAAGAAGTTAGGATATTGTACAATCACCCCAGCCGTTTGATCATCAATGGCCGCTTCAAGAGCTGCTAAATCCGTAACTCCATCCACTACATCTACTTCAACAACATCAATACCTAGTCCTACTGAAGAAGTTTGTAGGATATTACGTGCTTCTGGATGAACGGCTTTAGAGATCACAATTTTCTTCTGTTTACCAAGACCAGAAGCCATAGCTGCCGCTTCAGATAGTGCTGTTGGACCATCATACATCGAAGAGTTTGCTACATCCATTCCAGTAAGCTCACAAATCATCGTTTGAAATTCAAAGATAGCCTGCAATTCACCTTGACTGATTTCAGGCTGATAAGGTGTATAAGCCGTATAGAACTCAGAACGGGAAATCACGTGATTTACAACGCTTGGGATATAATGCTCATACGTCCCTGCTCCAATAAAAGAAGAGTACTCAAGCGAATTGGCATTTTTGTTCGCCAACCCCATCATGTAGCGAGTTAATGTTGTTTCATCCAGAGCCTTTGATATATTCAAAGCCTGTTTATACTTAATTTTATCTGGGATATCTGAAAATAGCTCTTCTGCCGATTGTACCCCAATTTCAGCTAACATTTCCTTACGATCTGCATCAGTCATCGGTAAGTAACGATACGTCACGAAAACCCCTCCTTCATCTCTAAAAGCATCCAACTATTCATTTACTACCTGAGAAATATCAAGTTCCATTATGGAAAAACAGGTTAAGGCTTCAATCCAGAAATTTAGTTCGAACGTCTGTAAAAAGGAGCTTTAACCACCACAGCTTTGATGTTTTTATTACGAATTTGAACGTACAGCTCTTGACCAAGCTGTGCATACTCCTTCTTAACAAGAGCTAATCCCACGTTCTTCTTCAAAGTCGGTGATTGAGTTCCTGTTGTTACCTCACCTACCTGCTCTTCACCTGCGAACACTGGGTAACCGTGTCTTGGAATTCCACGTTCAATCATTTCAATACCAACAAGCTTACGAGGAGCTCCGTTTTCCTTTTGCTCCTTCAATACATCCTTCCCGATAAAATCCTCTTCTTTATCTACTTTAACAGCGAAGCCTAGACCCGCTTCAATAGGAGAAATGTCAGGAGAAAGCTCTTGTCCATAAAGCGCTAGCTTAGCTTCAAAGCGCAGCGTATCCCTAGCTCCTAAGCCGCATGGTAACACACCATCCTCTTGACCAGCCTCTAGGATCTTCTCCCACAGCACTGGAGCATCACTTGGATTCAAATAGATTTCAAAGCCATCCTCACCTGTATATCCTGTACGGGAGACTAAGCCTGAAACACCTCCAAGATCCACGCCTTCTTTAAATTGAAAGAAGCCAATCTCATTTAAGTCAACATCTGTAAGCTTTTGCAAAGTTTGTTGAGCTAATGGTCCCTGTAGAGCAAGCTGTGACACATCATCAGATACGTTCACAACCTCTACATCTCCTTCAGCGTGCTTTTGTAGCCACTCTACATCTTTGTCTATGTTCGACGCATTGATGACCAATAGGTAATCCTCATCTGCTTTTTTATAAACGAGCAGATCATCTACCGATCCACCGTCAGGATAACACATAATGCTGTACTGAGCCTGCCCATCCTGAATCTTAGCTACATCGTTCGTTAGCATTTTTTGCAGATATGCAAGAGCTCCAGAGCCTTTTACCGTAACTTCTCCCATATGAGAAACGTCGAAAAGACCTGCCTTCGTCCGCACTGCATCATGCTCCTCTTTGATACTCGAAAATTGAACAGGTAAATCCCAGCCACCAAAGTCGATCGTTTTGGCCCCGTGTTTTTCATAGACAGGGAAAAGTGGCGTTTGTTTTAATGTTGCCACGCGAACACCTCCTTGATTTTTTGACCCCTAATATTTCTTGATTAAGTAAAATAACTATGAAAAAAAGACAGAGAAATACAGCTGCCTGTATCCCTGTCCTGTTACCTGAGAGTTACCCCTATATTCCTCTGTTTCTTTCACAGCTTAGAAAATAAGGTTTCCCCTTTGGTGGTTTGATCCACTTATAGCGACCAAACGCTCTCCAGAGGTGCGTCCTGTAAGAGTCTTCTGTACCTGAGAGATTCACCCTAACGGCTTGCTCCTTCGGCGCTATTTCAAGCAATAAGGACTATCCTTCCCTCGTCCATTATTCCCTTAATAGTCTCTCCCCTTACAATCATTCGCAAGTATTTGTTTCGTTCAATATGACTATACTAAGTACTAATGCCCCTATTATCCTATCATTATTTTCGGCATTTTTCTACTTCAAATTACAAAAGAAAGGCACAGCTGCTGAAAGTAGCGTTGTGCTAAAGACATTGAGATAAACGAGGTGCATAATGACACAGATTCCTATTACCTACAACCACAGCTGGCTTGACACAATGGAAAAAAAGATGAGAGAGGATGGCTCTTGGGATAAGCTAGACCTATTTCAGCTTGCTCTTCAGGCAGAGAAAAGCTTAATGATTTCCGATTTCGATTCCTTAGAAAGCTTACATCATCTTCCGCAGCTTACTCCTTTCCCACATCAAATTGAGGCTGCTAAAACCGTTCTTACAGAGATGCACGGAAAGGCCATCCTAGCAGATGAGGTTGGATTAGGTAAAACAATAGAAGCTGGGTTAATTTTAAAAGAATATATGATTCGGGGCCTCGTAAAAAAAGCATTGATCCTAGTTCCTGCTTCTCTTGTTGTTCAGTGGACAAAGGAGCTCAATGCAAAGTTTTCTATACCTGCAATGGCTCAGAAAAAGGAATATATGTGGAAGCAATATGATATTCTTGTTGCCTCCATTGATACAGCTAAACGCCCTCCACATCGTGATCATGTCATGGAGCAGGAATACGATATGATCATTATTGATGAAGCACATAAACTGAAGAATAATAAGTCAAAGAATTATGAGTTCATCAATCAATTAAAGAAAAAATATTGTCTGTTATTAACAGCAACACCTGTCCAAAATGAAATACAGGAGCTCTTTAATCTTGTTTCTCTTCTGAGGCCTGGTATTTTAGGTGATTCTGTATCTTTTCAGGATACTTTTGTAAATGGAAAGCGTGAAGCGAAGAACGAGGAACAGCTTCAAGCTTTGCTTAAAAAAGTCATGATCCGAAACATGCGTAAGGATGGAAACGTAGAGTTCACTAAGCGTATTGTCCATAATATTCAGCTTGAGCTTTCCCCTGAGGAAAGGCGGCTTTATGATGCTGTTACTCAATTTGTCCAAGAGCAGTATAGAGCGAACGCAGGTCTGGGAAGTGCCTTCTCCATGATTACTTTACAAAGAGAAATTTGCAGCAGCCGTGAAGCGACCTTCGTCACCTTGTATAACATTTATCAAAAATGTACCGAGGATTCCCCACTGAAGAAACATGTATGGGAGCTTATGGGCTTGATTAAAGAAATCGAGTCTCATTCCAAGGCTAAAAAGATGATGGAGCTTATTAAAGAAATTGATGATAAAGTCATCGTCTTTACGGAATATCGGGCGACACAGGATTATTTACAGCGTATTTTATATGAAAACGGGATAAGCTCTGTGCCTTTTCGTGGAGGGTTCAAAAGAAGTAAAAAGGATTGGATGACAGAGTTATTTCAGAGCAGGGCTCAGGTGCTCATTGCCACTGAAGCCGGTGGAGAAGGGATTAACCTGCAGTTCTGTAACCATATCATTAATTACGATCTTCCTTGGAATCCGATGCGAGTGGAGCAAAGAATTGGCCGAGTTCATCGCTTGGGACAACAGCGAGATGTGTTTATTTACAACCTCTCTACAAAAGGAACTATTGAAGAGTACATTCTCTACCTACTCTATGAAAAAATTCATCTGTTCGAGATGGTCATTGGGGAGCTGGATCAAATCCTAGATAAAATGAGATTAAATAAGTCCCTTGAAGATCATTTAACGGATATTTTCTTAGCTTCCGGATCTCCTAAAGAGATGCATATTAAGCTTGATAATTTTTCTTCCTATTTCCAGACCATACAAGAGTCAATGAAGGAAATGAAACAGCCAAATTCTGTCCAATCACAATAAATGCAATGTTTTAA from Bacillus horti carries:
- the gcvPA gene encoding aminomethyl-transferring glycine dehydrogenase subunit GcvPA is translated as MTYRYLPMTDADRKEMLAEIGVQSAEELFSDIPDKIKYKQALNISKALDETTLTRYMMGLANKNANSLEYSSFIGAGTYEHYIPSVVNHVISRSEFYTAYTPYQPEISQGELQAIFEFQTMICELTGMDVANSSMYDGPTALSEAAAMASGLGKQKKIVISKAVHPEARNILQTSSVGLGIDVVEVDVVDGVTDLAALEAAIDDQTAGVIVQYPNFFGNLEDLAKVEQLTHASKGIMIVSSNPLALGTLQPPGAFGADVVVGDAQPFGIPTTYGGPHCGYFAVTTKLMRKIPGRLVGQTKDDDGKRGFVLTLQAREQHIRREKATSNICSNQALNAIAASVAMSSLGKNGVQEMALLNIQKAQYAKKQLQNVKGIEVTYDQPFFNEFVIKLSKPVKEVNSKLLEKKIIGGYDLGLDYPELEQHMLVAVTEIKTKQEIDQFVQVLEGIINE
- the gcvT gene encoding glycine cleavage system aminomethyltransferase GcvT; the encoded protein is MATLKQTPLFPVYEKHGAKTIDFGGWDLPVQFSSIKEEHDAVRTKAGLFDVSHMGEVTVKGSGALAYLQKMLTNDVAKIQDGQAQYSIMCYPDGGSVDDLLVYKKADEDYLLVINASNIDKDVEWLQKHAEGDVEVVNVSDDVSQLALQGPLAQQTLQKLTDVDLNEIGFFQFKEGVDLGGVSGLVSRTGYTGEDGFEIYLNPSDAPVLWEKILEAGQEDGVLPCGLGARDTLRFEAKLALYGQELSPDISPIEAGLGFAVKVDKEEDFIGKDVLKEQKENGAPRKLVGIEMIERGIPRHGYPVFAGEEQVGEVTTGTQSPTLKKNVGLALVKKEYAQLGQELYVQIRNKNIKAVVVKAPFYRRSN
- a CDS encoding DEAD/DEAH box helicase; translated protein: MTQIPITYNHSWLDTMEKKMREDGSWDKLDLFQLALQAEKSLMISDFDSLESLHHLPQLTPFPHQIEAAKTVLTEMHGKAILADEVGLGKTIEAGLILKEYMIRGLVKKALILVPASLVVQWTKELNAKFSIPAMAQKKEYMWKQYDILVASIDTAKRPPHRDHVMEQEYDMIIIDEAHKLKNNKSKNYEFINQLKKKYCLLLTATPVQNEIQELFNLVSLLRPGILGDSVSFQDTFVNGKREAKNEEQLQALLKKVMIRNMRKDGNVEFTKRIVHNIQLELSPEERRLYDAVTQFVQEQYRANAGLGSAFSMITLQREICSSREATFVTLYNIYQKCTEDSPLKKHVWELMGLIKEIESHSKAKKMMELIKEIDDKVIVFTEYRATQDYLQRILYENGISSVPFRGGFKRSKKDWMTELFQSRAQVLIATEAGGEGINLQFCNHIINYDLPWNPMRVEQRIGRVHRLGQQRDVFIYNLSTKGTIEEYILYLLYEKIHLFEMVIGELDQILDKMRLNKSLEDHLTDIFLASGSPKEMHIKLDNFSSYFQTIQESMKEMKQPNSVQSQ